In Cicer arietinum cultivar CDC Frontier isolate Library 1 chromosome 7, Cicar.CDCFrontier_v2.0, whole genome shotgun sequence, the genomic window AACACTAAGGTTGAGAATGAACTTAGGATTCTCTATGTTTGTTATGTCTCTAATGGTAGCTCCTGTCATCGATTGGGCTTCAAGTAACACCAAAGAGAGACCAAGTGGTGCTTATGGCATGACAGTGGCAGCTGTTGTAATATGTGGTTTAGCAGATGGGTTGGTTGGTGGAAGTTTGATTGGATCAGCAGGNNNNNNNNNNNNNNNNNNNNNNNNNNNNNNNNNNNNNNNNNNNNNNNNNNNNNNNNNNNNNNNNNNNNNNNNNNNNNNNNNNNNNNNNNNNNNNNNNNNNNNNNNNNNNNNNNNNNNNNNNNNNNNNNNNNNNNNNNNNNNNNNNNNNNNNNNNNNNNNNNNNNNNNNNNNNNNNNNNNNNNNNNNNNNNNNNNNNNNNNNNNNNNNNNNNNNNNNNNNNNNNNNNNNNNNNNNNNNNNNNNNNNNNNNNNNNNNNNNNNNNNNNNNNNNNNNNNNNNNNNNNNNNNNNNNNNNNNNNNNNNNNNNNNNNNNNNNNNNNNNNNNNNNNNNNNNNNNNNNNNNNNNNNNNNCAGGAAAACTACCAAAACAGTATATGCAAGCTGTTTTTGCTGGAACTGCTTCTTCAGGTATAAACTATAAGGcaattgtttatatatatattccctCAAAGTTCAATTTTActttccttttttgtttttgcattatTATATGCAATATGTAGATCATGTTATCCTTATTTGAACAAATTCTGAGGAATATACAGAACTTTTTTGCCTAAGATGAAAGCATACAtgatataaaacaattttaaacaaTACCACAATGagtattttattcttttaaggttaaggttgaaaaatgaaagtAGATTCCAGAGAAGGGGTGGATCCAAGCTACCATTATGGAGGCATTTGTCTTAGTATATACATTTTATTATACTATGATATATCATGTAGTTTACTTGATACCATTACTTGAATTGATACATGCATATTATCTCGGAAACACAAAATTTCTAGATCCGTCATTGTTCTAATTTGTCTAACAAGATATTGTTTATGTATTTAGCATATTCTTTCATCTATTATCTATAATTTATCCTATCCATctggtaaaataaaataaggctACACAAAACTTACTTCACCGGAGACTTTCAATATAAATACTACTGATTAAAGAATGTTGAAGCTGTGGCAGATCTTTCAAGCTGCTTCTCTTGATTTACTAGTTTGTAGGAGGGACTGAAATTTGATAGCCTCTAGTTTTTACAAGTAAAGATGTAGCATCTAAAGCAATTTCTGAAGTAAATTGAATCAATGTAATCAATAAAGAgataattcaatttcaaaattgaaactAAGTTGCTGTCAAATTTTGTTCTTATATTAATAAAAGTCTTTTCTGGTTGACAGGTATAATAATTTCAATATTGAGGATAATAACCAAAGCATCACTACCTCAAACCCCAAAGGGTCTCAAAATAAGTGCTCACTTGTACTTCATGGTAGCCATAGCTTTCCTCCTATGTTGCATTATCTTTAGTAACTTGCAGCACAAGTTACCAATCATGCAGCAGTATCATCAAAGTCTACTTCAGGATAATACCTTATGCTCAAGGACAAAATTCTGTGCAGTGGCAGGGAAAATTAAAGGTCCAGCTTTTGGAATCTTCATAATCTATATAGTAACATTGTCTATTTTCCCTGGATTTATAGCCGAAGATGTCGAATCTGCGATTCTGAAGGATTGGTATCCTATTATACTGATAACAGTTTATAATTTAGCTGATTTGATGGGGAAATCATTAACTGCTTTCTATGTTCCTCAATATATCAAAAGTTCTATATGCGCTGCCACAGCAAGACTATTATTCTATCCACTTTTTATAGTTTGTCTTCATGGACCCAATTGGTTGAAAACAGAATTGCCAATGGTGGTTCTGACATTTCTGTTGGGATTTACCAATGGATACCTTACAAGTGTTCTTATGATTCTAGCTCCTAAGTCAGTGCCTTTTTCTGAATCAGAGTTGTCTGCTATTGTGATGACCGCGTTCCTCGGATTTGGCTTGGTTGGTGGTTCTGTTCTTGGTTGGTTCTGGATATTGTGAAGGtctttttagttttatattagtTGTCTAATGTTTTGAGTGCTAAATCATGTGAAATATGGACACTGTTGTTAGGAAATTTCTAGATATATAAAATGTAATGTAATGTAATGAATCTGTAAACTGGGAATGAAATTTAAGATCTGGTAGAATTTTAAGAGCTTTTGTTGGTATtatgttttttagttttaaaagttaattttgaaaaCCAAAAAATGGAGTTaagttgatattttttaaaacctaAGTGTAAAAACATTGTATGACAAATCAAAACATCCGACTATCATCtagaaatattattaaataaaattaaaaaaaaaaagatacaaaattgttaggatcaaaatccaaacaaagaaaaaaagtataGAACAAACAACGACCACAAGAACCTTtgataaatatcaatatcaaaaatctaaattcattAAAACCTACTCTATTCCAATTTAAAGAATCTAAAATGTGGAGTAGAATCCATCCAAAGCATCCCATTCTGGTAAAAGGCCAATAGATTTctcctaaaacctaaaataatgaaaatatgttttatacTTCAAAAGGTTTGACCGCCCTGCATATTTCTCTCAAGTTATAGCGTGAGGAGACTTGCATAGAtgattcctttttatttttcattgtcATGGATGGGGAAGCTAGAGTTATGAAGAGAGCCTTGGGTGTTCATAAAGTTGTTTATTGGAAGTATATAAACTATTAGAAGTAAGATGTGTTCGTTATGTAGAAATGTTGCTATGTGTTACTTTTCTTATTGTGAATTGATCACTTGTTTGAATAATCTGTTTCGGTTTCCCCTTTGCTTATATGTTGAAGTGCTGATATTGCTTTTCAATGGGAATTATTGCCTTccttttttgcttttatttgaATCATAgtcattgaatatttttatttgaaaatgattcaaatatattaatgattttaaGGATGTATAAAAATGAGTGGAATCATGAACATTTAATATATGGGTattcatttttcttaaataaatatattgatattcatagaattaatttaaatttatagaagtattaaataaaaatcaactgTTTTTAAGTATTAGGGTTGTGTTTCTTATAACAAGGACCCGAGGAAGTACAATTTTGAAGATTTTTATTCATGgagtattaaattaaaataatattattttttatttccaaaattaaaaacaatatttattcattgaaaaaaacaataattgtaTAAAGCatatttattatgaattttattgataacactttttaattaaaaagtactTTTCAATAAAGCTGGTCCTAAAGGTTCTTTACGTTTTAAAGGTTGAATTAGTAATAATAGTTCACAAAATAAAACACGCGGCAACAAATGCTCAATTTATAGAACATGTTATTCGACACCTAATATACGttcgaattttgatttgtcCTTAAGTTATGCCAGCTgccttaaaaaaaatcaaaatctgcCATCTAATGCCTACAAGTGGGAATACATAACTCCAAAAACTACGAACATCCTTATTCCAAACACAATAATACAGCTACACACACCAGCATGCTAGAAATAGATATTTGAGTTTAACAATtcagaagaaagaagaaaaaaaaaagtgaaagcCCCCATCTTTTATTGTATATTACAGCTATTTTCACTGACCAAAATTATTATGACGAAAGGTTAATTAAGGtaatattagttaattaatataaacaaGGTTAGAAACTCGTAAGACTGAAAAGCCAAAAACCACCAAAGGACACAATTTAAGAAGCAGCAGCAGCTAATGGCGGAAGAGGTGATGGAGCAACTCCATTGAAGAAACCAAAAGATTTTTCAGATGAATCTTCTTcaacttcattttcatcttcttcttcctcaGCATCCCAAAGAAAACGTGCGTAGGATGCTAGAACATAACTGCAAAAACAAAACACCATTTCATTAACTCATTAttcacataataataataacaacaataataatagtaacaaCAATAACTCAATTCAATTTATTCAATATAATCATATTTTAGCAAAGAAAATAATTCTTACCAATCATCAGGTGCTGCTTTAACTGCTTGATCAAAATAATTCTCAGCTCGAGATGAATCCTTATGACACTCCCATATCAAATCTGCGTAAAGTGAAAGAACGTTACCATCATTTGGATTTGCCAATATCGCTCTTCCACAATACTCTTCAGCTTTCACATAGTCCCTACGAACCTGTATcatcattacaaaaaaaaaacaaaaaatcaacacAAGTGTCTTAAAATAGAAGTTTAGATAGAAAAGTTTGAACTTCACACTTACTTCTTTCAAGTACTTTGCGTAGTTACTAAGAAAAAGCGGATTCTCAGGATTGGCTTCGATCATTGTACGGTAATAGACGTCGGTGCTATCATTTCCATGATTTGAATCACCGAATCGATAAATTCCTCCGTCGTTTTTGTCGTATCCACCACCACCTCCACCTTCAACCAAAACACGCGCTAAACCACCGTCTCTGGAACCGACTTCACTCTTTTCTTCGTCCAATTCAGAGAATGAACACAAAGCGGAACCAAACGACGCCGTTCTGGAACGAGAACCGAAACTGCTGATTCTGCTTTCTTCCTCGTCCTCGTCGAGTTGGCGGCGAGGGAAAGGTTTCCGATTGAGCGGCGCGGATAGATCGGTTTCCGAAAGTGCTCTAGTCATTTTGTTAACTGAACTGGAAATCGGAGATATCGAACTCGACGAAGACGCATAGAGAGTAACGGATCGGGATTTCGGGATCCGGTGAAGAATTTCCGGTTCAGGAGATGAATCCTTTAAGATTGAGTGCGGAAGCCATGGATTCATAACCGGCGTTGATGAGCTTCGTAGAAGCATTGTAATGATTTTGGTTATGGTAATGAATCAATCTGGTTTTGTTCTTCCCTCTTTGAAACCCTAAATAACTGAGAAATTTTGAAGCATACTCATTGCTCACACAGGTCAATGAAGCACTACTTGGCTAtggaatttaattttatagaagAAGGTAGGAATTGATCTCGACCGTTGATTATTCATCAAGAGATCCATTCTATTTTAGCTCCAATGATGCGGATATCACGTGAGATGGGACCCTTGGTTGAGATTTGAAGCCGTTGGATTGAATTGGACCGTAGTGATGAACGGATTCCCTTTCGTTTCCCGcgtgaaataaaaaaatcagaTGAAATATACTAAGTGGGTGGTTTTGTTGTggatgagagagagagagagagtagaTTTTTCAAGTGTGTTGACTGGTGAGGCTGTGAATCGTTGGGGTCGCGTTCGAATGGGTTTGGAGTTTGGACAAATGTTTATGGGTCTTGCCTTATCACCACCCGTGGAGAATCTCATGGGTCCCTCTGAGGACATTCATGTCATTTCATCATGCAATCATGATTTCGTGATATCAGCAACCAGAACTACTTTATCACTGGCTCCTGAGCAACTGAGCAGGACTCAGATATTTTGGGCCGTTGGTATttacttttctttctttccctaTTTTGCCCTCTTATCTCAAACAAGATTTAAaagtttgttttattatatgtgaATTAGTTCTTTAAAATCGtaaatattgattaaattaatttctttaaattttgtgaattggtTAAAACatctattaaaatataaaatattaattaaaatgattttttaaaaatttgttgaaaatattattgttgcaatgtaattaaatatgtaatttatttatattattgtcattttttaaaaaataaatttattgatgaaattttattgatttaaaattcataacaaaataaattcaaattatgaATATATTGATATGAGATCAACTTAAAAtagtcaaatatttaataaatatatcgCATCATAATTTATAAcgataaaagtttaaatattgaatgttttgataactatcttacaattttaaatatatatttgtaaaatttaataattaatttgattaacagttacattttaaaatataaatataactattcactttttaaaatttattttctttttttctctcttactCTCtttttaaagtcattttcaCTCTTATAAACTCTTAAATGAAACttaatcttttttataaaaaaaatattaataatctaTAATTTGACTGAAAATTAGTAAACTATTACTAAAAGTTACCTCTAAAATTGTATTATTACAGTATTTATATAAACAATAGTTTAATATAatctctaaaattaaaatattaattatgactTTTCTTCTATTAATATTCACATTGACAAGTATCGTTGattattttctattaaatttattagtCGTAAGTAATTGTCTATGATAAGTACGTTGAGAATAGAGACCAAGTTACATCTATATGCATATGGCTGCCACTGGTTGTATGGCTAACATTTTGTAGGTTCGTCCCAACGAATTGAAAGGGTTCATCCGAGCTTTgaaaatgtagttttttttaataaaagggCGTTTTTGTCTTTTACATCTTGAGAACAACAGCAAAATTCTCTTTGAACAAAAaggaataataaataaaaaatctttttcGCCTTTTTGTTCCAATTAATGATTTCCTGTTTTTTTCGCATATCAGACAGAAAAGCCTTTTAACATGGGACCCACTAAAAACGCTAAGAAAACTCGtatataattatgaaatttcaACTTTAAACTTACAATATGATCAATATATTCAACTCGTTACTTTAAGTGGAACaagttaaaattttgaataattttgaatattatcaCTTAAATTATCTGTTTGTGTTTGATCTCTCGAGAAAATGGGATGGGTGAGTGacatgtttaattaattttaaaatttttttttggttattttccCGGTAAACTCCGGTTAAGTTAAAGTTTTACTgtttatataataattgttggattatattgaaTTTTAAGTCAATAATttagacattttttttcttatttttaccAATTAATTCTTCTAAAAGTCAATACATTCCATTCAGTGTAATTGCTTGTGTTAATGGCAGATAAATTCTCTAACCTACCAATTCGGGGGATAAAGTTACAGTTTTAACCTATCAACTAAAGTTGGGGTACACTTTTTCCTTTTTGGGCATATAGATTGTAGGGANNNNNNNNNNGTCTGATTGACTCGTTTTGTCATCCCAATAAACAAGTGATTAGTGTGGATTGTCATGCATTCTCTATTTGATCATCTACCCTTCTTCTTCTTACTGTTGATGATGTCTAGAAGGAAGTGTTGCAGAATAACTATTTTCACCTTGAGTCTAGTTGGATATTTGATTCAATGGAGTATATGCATTCCCAAAGCTTGGAATTTGAAAACTTTGTTGACACATATTATTCGGTAATTGAGTAGCGGACTCAGGTGTATTATAACGAGTATTGAACGTTTTATACAATAATTCATCTTCGTTTGATGCAAAGGATACTCAATAATTGTCTTCTTGATGAGGTTGTTgattgtcaaaattaaattgtttccTTGATGTGAACCCGTAAGATTGATGTGGTATGCGGGTAAAAGTATGAGAATGTGGTGTGTGGGTAAAAGTATGAGAAGACGGTTGAGTGTTAGGAGTTGttggtatataatattgattttgttgtatTGTGTTGGGAATTGATTCCTAAAAAAATGTTGActagattgtggtggaggttgggGTGGATTGACACGAGGATCAACCAATTGGTTTTCTACATAAATAAATCGTTTAGAATTTTTGTAAAACCAAACcatgtattcataacttggtttaaattcaacatttagagGTTCACCATGAAGAATATGATTCTCTCGTTCATTTCACTTTTGGTTCTCATCTTCGTATAATAATGTCCAACTATAGTCAACTTGATGGAGATGATTAGACTGAACGAAGAGAATTTCACGTTTTTGGGTTGAACGAACAAACGTAACATAAAATTCAATTGGCTCCAATTAAAAAATCTATACATGTTCAATTAAGGACTTCAATGACCAATAGAATCCTATGCATGGCTTCACACAGGAAAGCACTTTGAAAATGAATACTTTTGGACGGAGAAGACTGAAGTTGATGGAGAGGATTAGATTGGACGAATATAATCTCACGTTTTTGCGTCATCCGAATGTGTGGGAATATATTATGATTCCATGCCAAATCGTCTATTGGAAAGGCGATTTCCCAAAAGCATCATTCAAGGTTGCCTTTTGGAATGGTGACTTGCAAGAATCTTGTCACAAGGTCGCATGTTGGAAAGGCGACTTGCCAAAGTTGTATCACAAAATCGCATGTTGGAAAGGCGACTTGCTAAGGGAACTTTGTGTATAAGTATGTTATATCATTTTCACTACATTTCATCTCAATTTCTTATATCATATCAATCTGAATTTCTTATATCATATCAATGGCACCAAAAAATATAGTTGTTCTGATTTATTATAATGGTGTAATATGTGAAAGATAagatattggtaaatatttcaaaagtgagGAAAAAAAAGGTATTCGAGTTCATTTTGGATGCAACCTTACTTACTTGAAGAGAAAATTTGAAACAAAGTTGAAgttagaaaataataagagaATGTCTAATACAATTTTTCGACACTCTGCCTCTTTTGGACAAGGCCTAGTTCATTATGAATTGTTAAATGTTGAAGACGATGAAGATGTTGAACTCATGTTTGATGTCCATAAATAATGGTCGCAATTCAGTTCTATCGAGTTATATGTCACGTTTGAGGATGGTCATCCATTATCAGATGTTGGTCAACCATCATCCTCAACCACACCTCACCCTGAATACAACTTTCAAACACAAAaaacttattcttttcaaaattatgaatcTTACCAACTTGAACCATATTAACCAGAACCATACCAACTCAAACCATACTTTGACAAGGTCGAAACATCTGAACCTGAATCATCTAAACCTGAACCATATATTCCACTAGATGATGTGGCCGATTTTGATCAATAAGAAATAAGTGAGGAAAGTGAAGAAGAAATATACTTTGACGAGGAAGAGAATGATGCTGATGATCTATAGCCAGAACCCCATGTAACTGCAACGACATACGATCCACAATTTTATATGCATAATCTAAACTTGGATTATGCTTAACAATCCTCTAAATTTGATATGCCTGCTAATGAACCACCTCCATTAGATGCGACTATTGAGACTGGAATGAAGTTTGATAGCAAATTAGATTGTCAACTTGCAATTAAGCACTATCACATAAAACACTCACTCAATGTTTGCTCAAATGCAGGGCTTCACTAAGCCAAAAAAATAAGCAATGGGTGATTGGTCATTTGAAGGGGCCCCATAATTGCGCAAATTCTTTTATGTCACAGGATCATACCAAACTTTACTCTAACATCATATTTGAAAGCATAAAGTCGCCTTTGAAAGTTAATCCATCAATTAAAAGGAATGTGATAATAATTGCACATATTTGGGAACGATACAACTACACAATCACCTATAGAAAGGCATGGATGGCAAAGAATAACGCTATCAAAACAATTTATGGGAACTGAGAAAAGTCTTACAATGACCTTCCAAGGTGTTGTGGGGCATGCAAAACTTTATTCCAAtaactattgtggaaatggaAGTATCACTTGCATATTATGATAAATACTCTGTTATAGTGgtctaaaattttcaaacgaCTATTATGGGTTTTGCCTCAGTGCATATTtggatttaaattttgtaaaccatttgtCTCCGTTGATGGAACTTGGTTGTACGACAAGTACAAGGGGACTCTGTTGTTAGCCATTGTAcaagatggaaacaaaaatataattctcATTGCTTATGCACTTGTGGAAGGAGAGATAGGGGGTGCttgaagttttttttgttgaaaaatctAAGAAGTAACGTAACACCTCAAGTCaaagtttgtttgatttcaaataGACACGAATCCATTAAAAGTGcttataataattcaaataacgGTTGACGTGATTCTCCGTTAACACATGTGTACTGCATCCGTCAt contains:
- the LOC101506231 gene encoding equilibrative nucleotide transporter 8, yielding MEAVKLVSSDPIETRDAYRVAYIIHFLLGAGNLLPWNAFITAVDYFAYLYPNNHIEKVFSVAYMVSSVFVLLVMMSWGGWSKTTLRLRMNLGFSMFVMSLMVAPVIDWASSNTKERPSGAYGMTVAAVVICGLADGLVGGSLIGSAGKLPKQYMQAVFAGTASSGIIISILRIITKASLPQTPKGLKISAHLYFMVAIAFLLCCIIFSNLQHKLPIMQQYHQSLLQDNTLCSRTKFCAVAGKIKGPAFGIFIIYIVTLSIFPGFIAEDVESAILKDWYPIILITVYNLADLMGKSLTAFYVPQYIKSSICAATARLLFYPLFIVCLHGPNWLKTELPMVVLTFLLGFTNGYLTSVLMILAPKSVPFSESELSAIVMTAFLGFGLVGGSVLGWFWIL
- the LOC101506791 gene encoding uncharacterized protein, which translates into the protein MLLRSSSTPVMNPWLPHSILKDSSPEPEILHRIPKSRSVTLYASSSSSISPISSSVNKMTRALSETDLSAPLNRKPFPRRQLDEDEEESRISSFGSRSRTASFGSALCSFSELDEEKSEVGSRDGGLARVLVEGGGGGGYDKNDGGIYRFGDSNHGNDSTDVYYRTMIEANPENPLFLSNYAKYLKEVRRDYVKAEEYCGRAILANPNDGNVLSLYADLIWECHKDSSRAENYFDQAVKAAPDDCYVLASYARFLWDAEEEEDENEVEEDSSEKSFGFFNGVAPSPLPPLAAAAS